The following are encoded together in the Poseidonibacter lekithochrous genome:
- a CDS encoding molybdopterin molybdotransferase MoeA, with amino-acid sequence MREFINYDKSLEILNNINLSKPTTQKEFLINAIGSVIASDIVADHNSPEFPTSGMDGYAIKHEDQKNKTIKIIDKNPAGTVVESIVETGVCIKTFTGSLMPQGSDTLIPIENVEVNGDEITIIKEVPFGFATRAIGENYAKDEVLIKKGTVVGFAEVGVLASLNIVQIPVIVNPTVAIASTGSEILDLGEVQTNDAQIRSSNHLTIEALSKKAGANTLQMGIVEDDIDSITNLLETALDKSDVVITTGGVSVGDYDFVQDVIKDKLKAEVLFHGVTIKPGMHLLAAVKDGKIIIALPGFAYSSTVCAILYVLPLIYRFRNSNEKLPIVKARISQDFPRRMPKTIFTACNVEYTNNEYQVNFDGKKKGTSAILTNMLESPALLIQKDDSEDIKKGDFVDILLLNDLK; translated from the coding sequence ATGAGAGAATTTATAAATTATGATAAGTCACTAGAGATACTAAACAATATTAATCTATCAAAACCTACTACTCAAAAAGAGTTCTTAATCAATGCTATTGGAAGTGTTATTGCAAGTGATATTGTTGCAGATCACAATAGTCCAGAATTTCCAACATCTGGAATGGATGGATATGCAATCAAGCATGAAGATCAAAAGAATAAAACAATAAAAATTATTGATAAAAATCCTGCTGGAACTGTTGTTGAATCAATTGTTGAAACTGGTGTTTGTATTAAAACATTTACAGGTTCATTAATGCCACAAGGAAGTGATACATTAATACCTATTGAGAATGTAGAAGTTAATGGTGATGAAATTACAATTATAAAAGAAGTACCTTTTGGATTTGCCACTAGAGCTATTGGTGAAAACTATGCTAAAGATGAAGTTCTTATTAAAAAAGGAACGGTAGTTGGTTTTGCTGAAGTTGGAGTATTAGCTTCTTTAAATATTGTTCAAATACCTGTTATTGTTAATCCTACAGTTGCAATTGCTAGTACTGGAAGTGAAATCCTTGATTTAGGTGAAGTACAAACTAATGATGCACAAATAAGAAGCTCAAACCATTTAACTATTGAAGCTTTATCTAAAAAAGCTGGTGCTAATACATTACAAATGGGTATTGTTGAAGATGATATTGACTCTATTACAAACTTACTAGAAACAGCTTTAGATAAATCTGATGTTGTAATTACAACGGGTGGAGTATCTGTTGGTGATTATGATTTTGTACAAGATGTAATAAAAGATAAACTAAAAGCAGAAGTTTTATTCCATGGTGTTACTATTAAACCAGGAATGCATTTATTAGCAGCTGTTAAAGATGGTAAGATAATTATTGCATTACCAGGATTTGCTTATTCATCAACTGTATGTGCAATCTTATATGTATTACCATTAATTTATAGATTCAGAAATTCAAATGAAAAATTACCAATTGTAAAAGCTAGAATCTCTCAAGATTTCCCAAGAAGAATGCCAAAAACAATATTTACAGCTTGTAATGTAGAATATACAAATAATGAGTATCAAGTAAACTTTGATGGTAAGAAAAAAGGAACAAGTGCAATTTTAACAAATATGTTAGAAAGCCCTGCTCTTTTAATTCAAAAAGACGATAGTGAAGATATTAAAAAAGGTGACTTTGTAGATATCTTATTATTAAACGATCTAAAATAA
- a CDS encoding sensor domain-containing diguanylate cyclase, whose product MDNLLHYLNQSPTVFFILKKDVNWRLEYVTNNVLDIYGNKAKEFLDNKIRHEDFVHKDDLSEFLTQRTQVSKTSNDEFIYKPYRIVKNNQIIWVSHVTKIIRNEKGELSHYYGYITDITAEKELYNQLELTENILDTIFNNSFNSIVLLDRDSKILKINDTSLKILNQKESNIIGKKLSSLSWWKDSCKENIDLEISMASKGTNLQNKKTFIDSNEEEIYVDFSYTPIFNDNNEVIYIACEGHNITQAELTRKSLEQYVKIVNENILISIADKDGFIIDLSDAYSKFTGYSKKELIGKKHNIFKHPENDDYIFRELWETILKGRIWKGEHQNVKKDGSMFWVENSITPNVDDDGNIVGFTSIYNDITDKKEISKLLITDYLTKIYNRRHFNTTFDIELKRNKRDSKNIIFMILDIDYFKQYNDTYGHDAGDKALHEVAQALKYTLKRSHDFVFRLGGEEFGIITSGVDIGGIEVLAKNLRESIEHLEIEHKENKVNDFLTISIGVKVVESTSTLSQKEIYQLADKALYKAKNQGRNTAIICKEREETF is encoded by the coding sequence ATGGATAATTTATTACACTACTTAAATCAAAGTCCAACAGTTTTTTTTATTTTAAAAAAAGACGTAAATTGGCGATTAGAATACGTAACAAATAACGTATTAGATATATATGGGAATAAGGCAAAAGAATTTTTAGATAACAAAATCAGACATGAAGATTTTGTTCATAAAGATGATTTGTCAGAATTCCTAACTCAAAGAACTCAAGTCTCAAAAACTTCAAATGATGAATTTATTTATAAACCATATAGGATTGTAAAAAACAATCAAATTATTTGGGTTAGTCATGTTACAAAAATTATTAGAAATGAAAAAGGTGAGTTAAGTCATTATTATGGTTATATTACTGATATAACTGCAGAAAAAGAGTTATATAACCAATTAGAATTAACTGAAAACATCTTAGATACTATTTTCAATAATTCTTTTAACTCAATAGTCTTATTAGATAGAGATTCTAAAATACTAAAAATAAATGACACTTCTTTAAAAATATTAAATCAAAAAGAATCTAATATTATTGGTAAAAAACTATCTTCTTTATCATGGTGGAAAGACTCATGTAAAGAAAATATTGATTTAGAAATATCCATGGCCTCAAAAGGTACAAATCTTCAAAATAAAAAGACCTTCATCGATAGTAATGAAGAAGAGATATATGTAGATTTTTCTTATACACCAATATTTAATGATAATAATGAAGTGATTTATATTGCCTGTGAAGGTCATAATATAACACAAGCAGAACTTACAAGAAAAAGTCTAGAACAATATGTAAAAATTGTAAATGAAAATATTTTGATTAGTATTGCTGACAAAGATGGCTTTATTATTGATTTGAGTGATGCTTATAGTAAATTTACAGGTTATAGTAAAAAAGAGCTAATAGGAAAAAAACACAATATCTTTAAACATCCAGAAAATGATGATTATATTTTTCGTGAACTTTGGGAAACAATTCTAAAAGGTCGCATTTGGAAAGGTGAACATCAAAACGTAAAAAAAGATGGTTCAATGTTTTGGGTTGAAAACTCAATAACTCCTAATGTTGATGATGATGGAAATATTGTAGGTTTTACATCTATATATAATGATATAACAGATAAAAAAGAGATATCAAAACTATTAATTACTGATTATCTTACAAAAATATATAATAGAAGACATTTTAATACAACCTTTGATATTGAACTAAAAAGAAATAAAAGAGATTCTAAAAATATCATATTTATGATTTTAGATATTGATTATTTCAAACAATATAATGATACATATGGACATGATGCAGGTGATAAAGCTCTACATGAAGTTGCGCAAGCTTTAAAATATACTCTAAAAAGATCACATGACTTTGTTTTTAGGCTTGGTGGTGAAGAGTTTGGAATTATTACTTCAGGTGTTGATATTGGTGGTATAGAAGTACTAGCAAAGAATTTAAGAGAAAGTATTGAACATCTAGAAATTGAGCATAAAGAGAATAAGGTTAATGATTTTTTGACAATATCTATTGGTGTAAAAGTAGTTGAAAGTACATCAACACTATCTCAAAAAGAGATATATCAATTAGCAGACAAAGCTTTGTATAAAGCTAAAAATCAAGGTAGAAATACTGCTATTATTTGTAAAGAAAGAGAAGAAACATTTTAA
- a CDS encoding SO_0444 family Cu/Zn efflux transporter — protein MDLAISFANNFLVLLDAFSIYVILGLFIAGILKQIVPDDFVSSHLGKDSTSSVVKATLFGIPLPVCSCSVIPLAQGLRKEGASKGAVQSFLISTPITGVDSILATYSLFGFVFTLFRVVSSIIIAITVGLVQNFFEKESKNKIEEKIEESSCCSSSSCCDSNTEEKKSFSIIKVFKYGYGTLFSDMAKALLIGLILGALFITFMPEEYSKILFDNQFLTYIVVMLFAMPLYTCATASLPIAAALMMQGMSAGAVFIFLTAGPATSAVTMSIVYKMLGKKSLIIYIITIFILALCFGMAYDTFLGDLSLLNVSMIHEESTLIESLASLLMLVLIFYHLFKNKFKKEEPIKTPIFTEKTDNSHISVPKSVDFTKSKFSLKKD, from the coding sequence ATGGACTTAGCGATTAGTTTTGCAAATAACTTCTTAGTACTCTTAGATGCATTTTCAATATATGTAATACTAGGACTATTTATTGCAGGTATTTTAAAACAAATAGTTCCAGATGATTTTGTTTCTTCTCATTTAGGAAAAGACTCAACAAGCTCAGTTGTAAAAGCTACACTATTTGGAATACCTCTTCCTGTTTGTTCATGCTCTGTTATTCCACTAGCTCAAGGTTTGAGAAAAGAGGGTGCTAGCAAAGGTGCTGTTCAGAGCTTTTTGATCTCAACTCCTATTACTGGTGTTGATTCTATATTAGCTACTTATTCATTATTTGGTTTTGTATTTACTTTGTTTAGAGTAGTTTCATCTATTATTATTGCAATTACTGTGGGTTTAGTACAAAACTTTTTTGAAAAAGAATCAAAAAATAAAATAGAAGAAAAAATTGAAGAAAGCTCTTGTTGTTCTAGTTCCTCTTGTTGTGATAGTAATACAGAAGAAAAAAAATCCTTTTCAATAATCAAAGTATTTAAATATGGATATGGAACACTATTTTCAGATATGGCAAAAGCTTTATTAATAGGGCTTATTTTAGGGGCTTTATTTATTACTTTTATGCCTGAAGAGTATAGTAAAATACTATTTGATAATCAGTTCTTAACATATATAGTTGTTATGTTATTTGCTATGCCTTTATATACTTGTGCAACGGCATCTTTGCCAATTGCTGCTGCTTTAATGATGCAAGGTATGAGTGCAGGTGCAGTATTTATATTCTTAACAGCAGGACCTGCTACTAGTGCTGTGACTATGAGTATAGTATATAAAATGCTTGGGAAGAAGTCTTTAATCATCTATATAATTACAATTTTCATATTAGCCTTATGTTTTGGTATGGCTTATGATACTTTCTTAGGAGATTTAAGTCTTTTAAATGTATCAATGATTCATGAAGAAAGCACATTAATAGAATCACTTGCTTCTTTATTAATGTTAGTATTAATCTTCTATCATTTATTTAAAAACAAATTTAAAAAAGAAGAACCAATAAAAACACCAATTTTTACAGAAAAAACAGACAATAGCCATATTTCTGTACCTAAAAGTGTAGATTTCACAAAATCTAAGTTTTCTCTTAAAAAAGACTGA
- the rmuC gene encoding DNA recombination protein RmuC, protein MLINSTFDINYLSISLIIFVIVAVLATWQIVKQKYKTKLLKLEQEAITKINSLESKTDILNNINENLKDKIDTFETHSRENLENLEKSYQLRLSKQEEIFSNKEDQLYREFDIKEENFNEKISLLENSKAQLKLEFESLANKLFEENQKKSNRNLNQVVTSFKDQLDTFGKRVNDIYNDETKQRSSLLTEIKNLKELNNQISQDALNLTKALKGENKTQGDWGEMILSKILEQTGLREGKEYSTQGSYTDNEGKRLRPDVIVHLPQDKDIVIDSKVSLNAYLKYIETEDVKIREEATKELTKSLYAHIKGLSAKSYEDIDDVKTLDFVLMFIPIEGAFMLAASNDNHLFKTAFEHNIMLVSPSTLFVTLRTIENIWRYEHQNENALDIATKAGFLYDKFALFVKDLEDIGTNISKTQKAYDGAINKLSTGNGNLLKRSEALLELGVKTKKRIDTKKLLGDENGLSD, encoded by the coding sequence ATGTTGATTAATAGTACTTTTGATATAAATTATCTTAGTATTTCACTTATTATATTTGTCATTGTTGCAGTTCTTGCAACATGGCAAATAGTAAAACAAAAATATAAAACAAAACTTTTAAAACTAGAACAAGAAGCTATAACTAAAATAAACTCTCTAGAATCTAAAACAGATATCTTAAATAATATAAATGAAAATCTAAAAGACAAAATAGACACATTTGAAACTCACTCAAGAGAAAATCTAGAAAACTTAGAAAAATCATATCAATTAAGATTGTCAAAACAAGAAGAGATATTTTCTAATAAAGAAGATCAGTTATATCGAGAATTTGACATAAAAGAAGAAAATTTTAATGAAAAGATATCTTTATTAGAAAACTCAAAAGCTCAATTAAAACTAGAATTTGAAAGTCTTGCAAATAAACTATTTGAAGAAAATCAAAAAAAATCTAATAGAAATCTAAATCAAGTTGTTACTTCTTTTAAAGACCAGTTAGATACTTTTGGAAAAAGAGTAAATGATATTTATAATGATGAAACAAAACAAAGATCATCACTGTTAACAGAAATCAAGAACCTAAAAGAGTTGAATAATCAAATCTCACAAGATGCTCTAAATCTTACAAAAGCTCTAAAAGGTGAAAACAAAACCCAAGGTGATTGGGGTGAGATGATTCTATCAAAGATTTTAGAGCAAACAGGACTTAGAGAAGGAAAAGAGTATTCTACTCAAGGTTCATACACAGATAATGAGGGTAAAAGATTAAGACCTGATGTTATTGTACACTTACCTCAAGATAAAGATATTGTAATAGATTCTAAGGTTTCTCTAAATGCATATTTAAAATATATTGAAACAGAAGATGTTAAAATAAGAGAAGAAGCTACAAAAGAGCTTACTAAATCTCTATATGCTCATATCAAAGGTCTTAGTGCTAAAAGTTATGAAGATATAGATGATGTTAAAACTTTAGATTTTGTATTAATGTTTATTCCTATTGAAGGAGCTTTTATGCTTGCTGCTTCAAATGATAATCACTTATTCAAAACTGCTTTTGAGCATAATATAATGTTAGTATCACCTTCTACATTGTTTGTAACACTTAGAACAATAGAGAATATTTGGCGATATGAACACCAAAATGAAAATGCTTTAGATATTGCTACAAAAGCAGGGTTCTTATATGACAAGTTTGCACTGTTTGTGAAAGACCTAGAAGATATTGGAACAAATATCTCTAAAACACAAAAAGCCTATGATGGAGCAATAAATAAACTCTCTACTGGTAATGGAAATCTTCTTAAAAGAAGTGAAGCTTTACTAGAATTAGGTGTTAAAACAAAAAAAAGAATAGATACAAAAAAACTATTAGGAGATGAAAATGGACTTAGCGATTAG
- a CDS encoding M48 family metallopeptidase — protein MLEIFVIAYCLYFAFHIYTSFMQVGYVKNAKNLEPIILDSSKYKEAANYSIEKEKISIVSSFYEFVIFFMWIGFGLSALDSVVTTTNPWLKAVIFIDLFIIINWILTLPFDIYSTFKLDKKYGFSNMTASLFIKDTVKTGLLFMIFGSLVIAGISLIIENLPAWWIWGFAFIFAVIIIINMVYPLVRDKMFDKFEPLKDKELESKIEKLLDEVGFKSSGVFSVDASKRDNRLNAYFGGLGSTKRVVLFDTLVEKLSHNELLAVLGHELGHFKNGDIIKNIGIMGVVMFVFFAIFGNLPESLFLGLSLNQEPATIIAVFMIFSPILSFFLMPLISMISRHNEYAADEFGSNLASKQDLVSALLKLANENKSVPLSHPIYIFFYYSHPPLVERFKELGFDVNNNSKDALKEDFVDVD, from the coding sequence GTGTTAGAAATATTTGTAATAGCATACTGCTTATATTTTGCATTTCACATCTACACTTCATTTATGCAAGTGGGATATGTTAAAAATGCAAAAAACTTAGAACCAATTATTTTAGATTCAAGCAAATACAAAGAAGCTGCAAACTACTCAATTGAAAAAGAAAAAATATCTATTGTTTCATCATTTTATGAATTTGTAATTTTCTTTATGTGGATTGGCTTTGGATTATCTGCTTTAGACTCTGTAGTTACAACTACAAACCCATGGCTTAAAGCTGTAATTTTTATTGATTTATTTATAATTATTAACTGGATTTTAACTCTTCCTTTTGATATTTACTCAACATTTAAATTAGATAAAAAATATGGTTTCTCTAATATGACGGCATCTCTATTTATAAAAGATACTGTAAAAACTGGACTTTTATTTATGATTTTTGGATCTTTAGTAATTGCTGGAATTTCATTAATTATTGAAAACTTACCTGCTTGGTGGATTTGGGGATTCGCATTTATCTTTGCTGTTATTATTATAATTAATATGGTTTATCCATTAGTTAGAGATAAAATGTTTGATAAGTTTGAGCCATTAAAAGATAAAGAATTAGAATCAAAAATTGAAAAATTATTAGATGAAGTTGGTTTCAAAAGTTCTGGGGTTTTCTCAGTAGATGCAAGTAAAAGAGACAATAGACTTAATGCATATTTTGGTGGTTTAGGTAGTACTAAAAGAGTTGTATTATTTGATACATTAGTTGAAAAGCTAAGTCATAATGAATTATTAGCTGTATTAGGTCATGAACTTGGACACTTTAAAAATGGTGATATTATTAAAAATATTGGTATTATGGGTGTTGTTATGTTTGTATTTTTTGCTATTTTTGGAAATCTTCCAGAATCATTATTCTTAGGATTATCACTTAATCAAGAACCAGCAACAATTATTGCTGTATTTATGATCTTTTCACCTATCTTATCATTTTTCTTAATGCCTTTAATTTCTATGATTTCTAGACATAATGAATATGCTGCAGATGAATTTGGTTCAAACTTAGCATCTAAACAAGATTTAGTTAGTGCTTTATTAAAATTAGCAAATGAGAATAAATCAGTTCCTTTATCTCATCCTATTTATATTTTCTTCTATTACTCTCATCCACCATTAGTTGAGAGATTCAAAGAGCTTGGTTTCGATGTAAACAATAACTCTAAAGATGCTTTAAAAGAAGATTTTGTAGATGTTGATTAA
- a CDS encoding GGDEF domain-containing protein, whose protein sequence is MKYIIACIDKDVEILDELYNKLSRIVDSDYVIESYINAEQALIGCFNNIIAGNEILITINGNNTSQVSYDEFLLELYKNSPNTKNIVFKESLSLESLENIINNASVYKIIPRKLKKVDFELIVLEAIKLNAQERRLKDYQRVLEDAVDKRTKELNNINVKLNVLATIDSLSGVKNRRSFFESCSPMISYNRREKKQLATLMIDIDKFKLINDSYGHKIGDNIIKLMAKSTEAILRKSDVFGRLGGEEFAAVLPSTSLRGALIVAENIRKEMEALEYKTAKKQLVKFTVSVGVSMLCSTDNDLEAVLHKADLALYEAKKLGRNRVEVYEEVSE, encoded by the coding sequence ATGAAATATATTATTGCTTGTATTGATAAAGATGTAGAGATATTAGATGAGTTGTATAATAAGCTATCTAGAATAGTAGATAGTGATTATGTTATTGAAAGTTATATTAATGCAGAACAGGCATTAATAGGGTGTTTCAATAACATAATTGCTGGAAATGAAATACTAATTACAATTAATGGAAACAATACATCACAAGTATCTTATGATGAATTTTTGTTAGAACTTTATAAGAACTCTCCAAATACTAAAAATATAGTTTTTAAAGAATCATTATCTTTAGAATCTCTTGAAAACATCATCAATAATGCTTCTGTTTATAAAATTATTCCTAGAAAATTAAAAAAAGTTGATTTTGAATTAATTGTATTAGAAGCTATTAAACTAAATGCCCAAGAGCGAAGACTAAAAGACTATCAAAGGGTTCTAGAAGATGCAGTTGATAAAAGAACAAAAGAGTTAAATAACATAAATGTAAAACTAAATGTTTTAGCAACTATTGATTCTTTATCTGGTGTAAAAAATAGAAGAAGTTTTTTTGAATCTTGTTCCCCAATGATTTCATATAATAGAAGAGAGAAAAAACAATTAGCAACTCTTATGATTGATATTGATAAATTTAAATTAATCAATGATTCATATGGTCATAAAATTGGTGATAATATAATCAAACTAATGGCAAAAAGTACAGAAGCGATTTTAAGAAAATCAGATGTTTTTGGTAGATTAGGTGGTGAAGAATTTGCTGCAGTATTACCAAGTACTTCATTAAGAGGTGCATTAATTGTTGCTGAGAATATTAGAAAAGAGATGGAAGCTTTAGAATATAAGACAGCAAAAAAACAACTTGTTAAGTTTACAGTTAGTGTTGGGGTATCAATGTTATGTTCAACTGATAATGATTTAGAAGCTGTATTACACAAAGCAGATTTAGCTTTATATGAAGCCAAAAAACTTGGACGAAATAGAGTTGAAGTTTATGAAGAAGTTTCTGAATAA
- a CDS encoding phospholipase D-like domain-containing protein translates to MNKFFFKIFLVFTLFFSFANAKVENEIYFLPNKAKAAKEKIIDYIKDSKKNIYVSMYNFSYKKFAKPLVKASKRGLKVTVFLDKSKVKKDDKIYKYLLRNNVKVVVANKKLHTKIAIFDEEIIVLGSTNWTKDSFSGNYEVILFSNDKEIISKSLRFLNKLEKTN, encoded by the coding sequence ATGAATAAATTTTTTTTTAAAATATTTTTAGTTTTTACTCTTTTTTTTAGTTTTGCTAATGCAAAAGTAGAAAATGAAATTTATTTTTTACCAAATAAAGCAAAAGCTGCAAAAGAAAAAATAATTGATTATATTAAGGATTCAAAAAAGAATATTTATGTATCAATGTATAACTTTTCTTATAAAAAATTTGCAAAACCATTAGTAAAAGCATCTAAAAGAGGTCTAAAAGTAACAGTATTTTTAGATAAATCTAAAGTAAAAAAAGATGATAAAATATATAAGTATCTTCTAAGAAATAACGTTAAAGTAGTAGTTGCCAATAAGAAACTACATACGAAAATTGCTATATTTGATGAAGAGATTATTGTCTTAGGTAGTACAAATTGGACAAAAGATTCATTTTCAGGAAACTATGAAGTTATTTTATTTTCTAATGATAAAGAAATAATTTCCAAATCTTTAAGATTTCTTAATAAACTAGAAAAAACTAACTAA
- a CDS encoding YbgC/FadM family acyl-CoA thioesterase, with product MKVRVYYEDTDVGAVVYYANYLKFCERARSDLFFKKGLSPHNENEFFVVKRVEADYIKSAVFGDMLEVTCKLIEKKAASVVMYQEVLRDGEVLFKGEFKLAYLKDYKPSKIPKELFEVLGDE from the coding sequence ATGAAAGTAAGAGTTTACTATGAAGACACAGATGTTGGGGCAGTTGTTTATTATGCTAATTATTTGAAATTTTGTGAGAGAGCTAGGTCTGATTTGTTTTTCAAAAAAGGTTTATCTCCTCATAATGAAAACGAATTCTTTGTTGTTAAAAGAGTTGAAGCAGATTATATTAAGTCAGCTGTATTTGGGGATATGTTAGAGGTAACTTGTAAACTGATTGAGAAAAAAGCAGCGTCAGTTGTAATGTATCAAGAAGTATTACGAGATGGAGAGGTTTTATTTAAAGGTGAATTTAAATTAGCTTATTTAAAAGATTATAAACCATCTAAGATACCAAAAGAGTTATTTGAGGTATTAGGTGATGAATAA
- a CDS encoding SPOR domain-containing protein, translating into MPNRKTLLEVLITPVVVAIVGIVGTYLITKQQNEYTKELREVEINKLQEQAVIDRELKIIEIFADKITSGEPNQKVAALQILKVIDGEMAIKLAEVTLKVTNENSIVAESAKDVISSMKSIGNSFPIIISFKSLNDAKKYVRENNKGLKYILTIFLSDNGFYAVTLGGYLSYKEAKIRINYALDNKLSDDAYVKTSTKLGKNLFYD; encoded by the coding sequence ATGCCAAATAGAAAAACTCTCTTAGAAGTTCTTATCACTCCTGTAGTTGTTGCAATTGTTGGTATAGTGGGAACTTATTTAATTACAAAACAGCAAAATGAATATACTAAAGAATTAAGAGAAGTTGAAATTAATAAGCTTCAAGAACAAGCTGTAATTGATAGAGAATTAAAAATTATTGAAATTTTTGCAGATAAAATCACTAGTGGTGAACCAAATCAAAAAGTTGCAGCATTACAAATTTTAAAAGTTATTGATGGAGAAATGGCAATTAAATTGGCTGAGGTTACTTTAAAAGTCACAAATGAAAATAGTATTGTTGCTGAATCTGCAAAGGATGTTATCTCAAGTATGAAATCTATCGGGAACTCTTTTCCTATAATAATATCTTTTAAATCTCTAAATGATGCAAAAAAATATGTAAGAGAAAATAATAAGGGTTTGAAATATATTTTAACTATATTTCTTTCTGATAATGGTTTTTATGCTGTAACTTTAGGTGGTTATCTATCATATAAAGAAGCCAAAATACGTATAAATTATGCTTTAGATAATAAATTATCAGATGATGCATATGTAAAGACATCAACAAAATTGGGAAAGAACTTATTTTATGATTGA
- a CDS encoding tyrosine-type recombinase/integrase, translating to MNKRFRELLYNIGIKDRSIYNLRHTFASHMISNIKNGVDILLVYKTLGHKDVSITLKLYSRR from the coding sequence TTGAACAAAAGATTTAGAGAATTATTATATAATATTGGTATTAAAGATAGAAGTATATATAATCTTAGACATACTTTTGCATCACATATGATCTCAAATATTAAAAATGGAGTAGATATTCTTTTGGTATATAAAACTTTAGGGCATAAAGATGTTTCAATTACACTAAAATTATATAGTAGAAGATGA